In Plasmodium brasilianum strain Bolivian I chromosome 12, whole genome shotgun sequence, the genomic window GTAATCGTAAACTATTTGAATCTCATATAAATagcaaattatatttttttcataggGATAGTAGTCAGGTGTTAGCCGATAATGAACAAAgcaaattaatttatttttacataagtacttgttcattttttctatgttattacattttaatatatttagaaaattatCTTCTCCTTCCACACAATCTTCACTAAGCTTATCATTTCCAACAAAATTGCAATCATTGGTATTGTTATTACATGATtcacaatattttataaaccCTAGAATTAATTTGCACCTGTCACTTGTTAATTCCTTCCATTTAGTACTATCAATCCATCCTCTGTTCAAAAAATTGCTTTCATTGTACAGTCCTTCCATGTTAACCTTTGTTATTTCTAAAAGTGTTCTGAACAGTACTTCACTTACActgtacttttttaattcatatgCATTTATCGACTCGAAAAAGACTACATGACTACCCATCACACGTTGGTCTGCATATCGATCCACACGTTGGTCTGCATATCGATCCACACGTTGGTCTGCATATCGGTCAACAGATTTCCCTTTGCATTCCACTTTACAAGCCATCTTTGTGGTATTCCCCCATCTCAGAAAGTACTTCCTATATTTCGCatcaataaaattaaaaatattatcattgCTTCGGCATCTCTTAACACGTTTAACTATTTCCTTATCATCTTTCACATCCTTATTTTTACTCCCATTAGTGTTTTTCACATTCTGCTcacttttattaatactttttttcttagtcCTGTTTATTTTTCCACTTTGGCTTACTTTTATATCatcctttaattttttcatatttcatgCATTCTTACTCGAATAATGTGCAAAAATGTGTTCACACTTTATATTAGTTTATTTTAGCTAGTCGATTATgactacttttttttttgaaataaaaagaggagaaaaatacaaaaaaaaaaaaagaaaaatagaaagaagAGAGACTGCCGCTTTCAAGCAATAGAGATACTACGCTAttgtttgaaaaaaaaaaaaaaaaaaaaaaaaaaattcaaaattccTTGAAATTGTCCTTTTACTGCTTACACGTATAAAGTTGTGGCGGTCGAGGAGCtctcatatgtacatacgtgtCAACACCTACGAAgaggaaatattttttacgcACACAGGTAAGTATGCTCGTGATTGTACATTTGCTTGAACAAGTGCTTGTGCACAATCCTACTTAAATGTAATACTTCTTGATACTATATGCGAGTTAACAAAATAGGGAAAAAAAGACAACACCATAAATATCATGaacagttaaaaaaaaagaaaaaaaaaaaaaaaaaggaaaaatgaaagaaatggaagaaaagggagaaatggaagaaatggaagaaatggaagaaatggaagaaatggaagaaatggaagaaatggaagaaatggaagaaatggaagaaaaggaagaaa contains:
- a CDS encoding N-acetyltransferase produces the protein MKKLKDDIKVSQSGKINRTKKKSINKSEQNVKNTNGSKNKDVKDDKEIVKRVKRCRSNDNIFNFIDAKYRKYFLRWGNTTKMACKVECKGKSVDRYADQRVDRYADQRVDRYADQRVMGSHVVFFESINAYELKKYSVSEVLFRTLLEITKVNMEGLYNESNFLNRGWIDSTKWKELTSDRCKLILGFIKYCESCNNNTNDCNFVGNDKLSEDCVEGEDNFLNILKCNNIEKMNKYLCKNKLICFVHYRLTPDYYPYEKNIICYLYEIQIVYDYTKLGLGKYLISMLENLCKHIKLKKIICTVLKNNINAVSFYKNKCSFEIDDSSPDNFPSDNSKPCPYEILKKEIQL